In Amyelois transitella isolate CPQ chromosome 27, ilAmyTran1.1, whole genome shotgun sequence, a single genomic region encodes these proteins:
- the LOC132903517 gene encoding uncharacterized protein LOC132903517: protein MSDIDTERVILEVQCRPALWDLSNNLYKDRDARQAAWLEICKELYENYEDFSDTEKKSTEKKIQARWKTARDCYTKVKASNKKLKSGSGAKKGKGYSYYNIMTFLDSNKRVEGQESLENSQDDSSGHTSTLELSQHPIVDTSEVLIPETSTSGNENDTASRETQKQSKRKKASSPTPFEIQLLQSIQHKKDEENDEDLSFFKSIMPNIKKLSTYQKLLFRSKVLNLLIDIEKENVITLEDLSNIVLTNDTQAEH, encoded by the exons ATGAGTGATATTGATACGGAACGTGTTATTTTAGAAGTGCAATGTCGCCCCGCTTTATGGGATCTGTCTAACAACTTGTATAAAGACAGGGATGCGCGTCAAGCTGCATGGCTCGAGATTTGTAAAGAATTATACGAAAATTATGAGGACTTCAGTGACACAGAAAAAAAGTCAACAG aaaaaaaaatacaagcgCGATGGAAAACCGCGAGAGATTGCTATACGAAAGTCAAAGCTAGTAACAAGAAACTTAAGTCTGGTTCTGGTgctaaaaaaggaaaagggtacagctattataatattatgactTTTCTGGACTCTAACAAAAGAGTAGAAGGACAAGAATCTTTGGAAAATTCTCAGGACGACTCTTCGGGTCATACAAGTACACTTGAATTGTCCCAACACCCAATAGTTGACACTAGTGAGGTGTTAATACCTGAGACCAGTACATCTGGAAATGAAAATGACACAGCAAGCAGAGAAACGCAAAAACAATCAAAGCGTAAAAAGGCGTCGTCGCCGACTCCTTttgaaatacaattattacaatccatacaacacaaaaaggacgaagaaaatgatgaagacttgtcattttttaaatctattatgccaaacataaaaaaattgtctacatatcaaaaattattgtttcgaTCAAAGgtattaaacttattaattgacattgaaaaagaaaatgttattacaTTGGAGGATTTATCGAACATCGTACTGACAAATGACACTCAAGCAGAACATTAA
- the LOC132903516 gene encoding uncharacterized protein LOC132903516, whose amino-acid sequence MDYLLIYYLAKRRRRQQRQPISPYVSSRMLCGEFVTKFTLLREDERRFFKYFKMSTSTFDELFSKLEPYLKHSANTLKVRSVSIILPIERLAITARYLVSGHTFVDMHLAYHAGQSTIRKIVNDVCQIIWQRLKEECIPVFTRMRWEDIAEGFLSNTNFPNCLGAVDGKHIRIIRPPHSGSLYYNYKHYYSIVLLAMCNANYEFTYINVGIQGKESDSSVFTNSTLFQQMQDELLDIPPPKSLPVLQNNKPTNTAATTPVPYVIVGDEAFGLSTHLMRPYARAIAMDHRKKIFNYRLSRARRYIESTFGIMANKFRILHRPLNVSREHAICFIKAICIMHNFVRKRDGFGNISDVVITPRHIRDITNGFGLVQRNSYTIRDQFADYFATNGKVSWQDRCIY is encoded by the exons ATGGATTATTTGTTGATATACTACCTAGCCAAAAGACGACGTAGACAACAGCGGCAGCCAATCAGCCCATATGTCTCGTCCAGAATGTTGTGTGGAGAATTTGTAACCAAGTTTACGCTATTAAGAGAAGATGAGAGgagattttttaagtattttaaaatgtcaacGTCTACAtttgatgaattattttcgAAACTTGAACCATATTTGAAACATAGTGCTAATACTCTAAAAGTAAGAAGTGTATCAATTATATTACCAATAGAGAGGTTGGCAATAACGGCaag GTACTTAGTAAGTGGACATACTTTCGTGGATATGCACTTGGCGTACCATGCGGGACAATCTACCATCCGAAAAATTGTTAATGATGTCTGTCAAATTATAtggcaaagactgaaagaagaATGTATACCAGTATTTACACGTATGCGATGGGAAGACATAGCAGAAGGCTTTTTAAGCAACACAAATTTTCCTAACTGTTTAGGTGCTGTAGATGGAAAACATATACGGATTATAAGACCACCTCACAGCGGATCACTTTACTACAATTACAAACATTACTATTCCATTGTCTTGCTTGCAATGTGTAACGCAAACTATGAATTCACCTACATAAATGTTGGAATACAAGGTAAAGAATCTGACTCTTCAGTTTTCACCAACAGCACTTTATTTCAACAGATGCAGGATGAGCTATTAGATATTCCTCCTCCAAAATCATTGCCAgtgctacaaaataataaaccaaCCAATACTGCAGCTACCACACCAGTGCCATACGTCATAGTTGGAGATGAAGCGTTTGGACTGTCTACACATCTTATGCGACCATATGCGCGGGCTATTGCAATGGATcatagaaagaaaatatttaattatagattGTCAAGAGCTAGACGTTACATTGAATCAACCTTTGGAATAATGGCCAATAAGTTTCGAATACTTCATCGTCCACTTAACGTTTCTAGAGAACATGCCATTTGTTTCATAAAAGCAATTTGTATAATGCATAATTTTGTACGAAAAAGAGACGGATTCGGTAATATCAGCGATGTTGTCATAACACCCCGCCATATCCGCGATATCACAAATGGATTTGGGCTAGTTCAAAGAAACTCGTATACAATACGAGATCAGTTCGCTGATTACTTTGCCACAAACGGTAAGGTATCGTGGCAAGATCGCtgtatttattga